A genomic region of Pyrus communis chromosome 14, drPyrComm1.1, whole genome shotgun sequence contains the following coding sequences:
- the LOC137716532 gene encoding uncharacterized protein → MIPKQALPSTAHASRGRNDRSRKPAVPEVNSKQALPSTKHASYCCHDRSRKTVVPLPLSGVVHPQPPTSKPSGLRMPSPSLGFFHQPKPSSLPSPLKASSQSCIIPNLSQAGPVDPIHEFQLPSSVGEKKNVTMDGTITGYNDVTITGKNDVHCSSLDCSILSIVNPATKKIVESFSLVTDMQKADLKVRSSSSNCHMTDNKQKFDRIPVHEDQISMGQAEPYISEKVVHMEEVEFQRNDNKLLSQRESCEQLDEDDNSMNAAFVLPPKIKDTDKSQVTSHLSSTVKFPGVFGRVITDHQLLEDKPIVSLQKNCCVFSKSKSEDASSVNSTSVSYVDQSSGDHDNKLHGEQVDDLSKPLTSEGDPMVWENSGSFTKECQTSEEMQTYSCVKVADVSPKVQNSSATDSEALCDSGFGDRSNNGGTFDKMSENPQEEDAPMLSLSGRLTDEMDDADRRTSAPDNCQLVITDCGNKKPEQLDLSNSCYTREQVFQENILRLDDCVLDRFSTIPEESQQKIALQCVDLKETQGTGACRNESEVSKALSLMPPAMPDCRSNGAAIVEPQDNFASVSEDKAMVESCNLDSRNGSQLNCQDCLELESVDEVQAIGAVTAMDASFLKSADFTSQLNLKVLFQDTSVEPNNLMGDKINFSGEEIGVMSASCLTAEDRILNQSPEVHVSSLEGRESFEEPLRDNTGNCADISSKVNDLVGSGLQSPHGLSKHKILDEENEQVDEGSDIIKELALGDLREHTSVSNYACSAVVNNVYEELAECLELHHPNIDVIRVSQDINPGSCLNGTLLANNSSCKDFVETVHEVVFNDYNACGSERKSSKVGPAMHDCTPDLEEKADYLQMEVAEGFSHDYKLSNQAASLEADLCATTTTGETSVSTLALNAWGGELCSSVISDRTSSSGSILQDNEVNALRGNLAEESEIDFNNHTFNSELQHELEDSLHPAEDKEAINELKKPGSDRKPEGLVIRPPSDAVPFSDEWLAALEAAGEEILTKKSGAVQNSPPNKSQPQLGPWSPVKRKANQVIGPFDCTKHTNNVPSNSQ, encoded by the exons ATGATTCCAAAGCAAGCCCTTCCTTCTACTGCTCATGCATCACGTGGCCGTAATGACAGATCCAGAAAACCTGCAGTTCCTGAGGTgaactcaaaacaagcactTCCTTCGACGAAGCATGCATCATATTGTTGTCATGACAGATCCAGAAAAACTGTAGTTCCTCTCCCTCTTTCTGGTGTGGTACATCCTCAACCCCCAACATCAAAGCCATCAGGTTTGCGGATGCCATCACCATCACTGGGTTTCTTTCATCAG CCAAAACCTTCTTCTTTGCCTAGTCCTTTGAAGGCAAGCTCTCAATCATGCATTATTCCTAATTTGAGTCAAGCGGGCCCTGTAGATCCAATTCATGAATTTCAGCTGCCCTCTTCAgttggagaaaagaaaaatgtgacCATGGATGGCACAATAACGGGATATAATGATGTCACAATAACAGGAAAGAATGATGTCCATTGCTCAAGTTTGGATTGCTCCATTTTATCTATTGTGAACCCTGCCACAAAGAAGATAGTGGAATCATTCTCGCTAGTAACAGATATGCAGAAGGCAGATCTGAAGGTTAGGTCTAGCTCAAGTAATTGTCATATGACAGATAATAAGCAGAAGTTCGATAGAATTCCTGTTCATGAAGACCAAATATCTATGGGACAGGCAGAGCCATATATTTCTGAAAAGGTTGTTCACATGGAAGAGGTAGAATTTCAGAGGAATGACAATAAACTTCTTTCACAAAGGGAATCCTGTGAACAATTGGATGAAGATGATAATAGCATGAATGCTGCTTTTGTACTTCCTCCAAAAATTAAAGATACTGATAAATCGCAGGTTACATCCCACCTTAGTTCCACGGTGAAATTTCCTGGTGTTTTTGGCAGAGTCATAACTGACCATCAACTTCTTGAAGACAAACCCATTGTTTCTCTCCAGAAGAATTGCTGTGTTTTTTCAAAGTCCAAGTCTGAAGATGCAAGTTCTGTCAATAGTACTTCAGTATCATATGTTGATCAGTCTAGCGGTGATCATGACAATAAATTGCATGGGGAACAAGTTGATGATCTGTCTAAACCTTTGACCAGTGAAGGAGATCCAATGGTATGGGAAAATAGTGGTAGTTTCACCAAGGAATGTCAAACTTCTGAAGAGATGCAGACCTACAGTTGTGTGAAGGTTGCAGATGTCAGTCCAAAAGTCCAAAATTCTAGTGCAACTGACTCTGAAGCTTTGTGTGACTCTGGATTTGGTGACCGCTCAAATAATGGTGGTACATTTGACAAAATGAGTGAGAACCCACAGGAGGAAGATGCACCAATGCTGAGTCTAAGCGGAAGATTAacagatgaaatggatgacgcTGACCGGAGGACTTCTGCTCCAGATAATTGTCAATTGGTGATAACTGATTGTGGAAACAAAAAGCCTGAACAGCTAGACCTTTCAAATTCCTGCTATACCAGAGAACAGGTTTTCCAGGAAAATATATTGCGGTTAGATGATTGTGTATTGGATAGATTCAGTACTATCCCTGAAGAATCCCAGCAGAAAATTGCTCTTCAATGTGTTGATTTAAAAGAAACACAAGGAACTGGTGCCTGCAGAAATGAATCAGAAGTTTCTAAAGCCCTTTCTCTAATGCCACCTGCTATGCCAGATTGCAGGTCCAATGGGGCAGCAATAGTGGAACCCCAGGACAATTTTGCTTCAGTGTCGGAAGACAAAGCAATGGTTGAGAGTTGCAACCTTGACTCTAGGAATGGCTCTCAGCTTAATTGTCAAGATTGTTTGGAGTTGGAGAGTGTGGATGAAGTTCAAGCCATAGGTGCAGTGACTGCTATGGATGCCAGTTTCTTGAAAAGTGCAGATTTCACATCCCAGCTAAACCTGAAAGTGCTATTTCAAGATACTTCAGTAGAGCCGAATAAtttgatgggtgataaaatcaaTTTCAGTGGAGAGGAAATTGGTGTGATGAGTGCAAGTTGCTTAACTGCAGAAGATAGAATACTGAATCAGAGTCCAGAGGTTCATGTGAGTTCACTTGAAGGTAGAGAATCTTTTGAAGAGCCCCTTAGAGATAACACTGGGAATTGTGCAGATATCAGCTCAAAAGTGAATGATTTAGTTGGAAGTGGTTTGCAAAGTCCCCATGGTTTATCTAAGCATAAAATCTTGgatgaagaaaatgaacaaGTTGATGAAGGTAGTGACATAATTAAGGAACTAGCTCTTGGAGATCTGCGAGAACATACCTCAGTCTCAAACTACGCATGCTCAGCAGTTGTTAATAATGTATATGAAGAACTAGCTGAATGTCTTGAGCTTCATCATCCAAATATTGATGTTATACGAGTGTCCCAGGATATTAACCCTGGGTCTTGTTTGAATGGTACCTTGCTTGCAAACAACAGTTCCTGTAAGGATTTTGTGGAAACTGTACACGAGGTTGTTTTTAATGACTATAATGCTTGTGGAAGTGAAagaaagagttccaaagtaggACCAGCAATGCATGATTGCACACCTGATTTGGAAGAAAAGGCTGACTACTTACAGATGGAAGTTGCAGAGGGTTTCAGTCATGACTATAAGCTAAGCAACCAAGCTGCTTCTCTGGAGGCTGATTTGTGTGCAACAACCACCACTGGAGAAACTTCAGTGTCAACTTTGGCATTAAATGCCTGGGGAGGAGAATTATGCTCATCTGTCATTTCTGATCGGACATCATCAAGTGGAAGTATTCTGCAGGATAATGAAGTTAATGCACTGAGAGGCAATTTAGCAGAGGAATCCGAAATTGATTTCAATAATCATACTTTTAACAGTGAACTGCAGCATGAATTAGAAGATTCCTTGCACCCCGCAGAAGATAAGGAGGCAATAAACGAGCT TAAGAAGCCTGGGAGTGATAGGAAGCCAGAGGGCCTTGTAATAAGGCCTCCATCAGATGCTGTTCCATTCTCTGACGAATGGTTAGCTGCACTTGAAGCAGCCGGAGAG GAaattttgacaaagaaaagtgGCGCTGTACAAAATTCACCCCCCAACAAATCTCAACCTCAACTGGGTCCATGGTCTCCG GTGAAGCGAAAAGCTAATCAAGTAATCGGACCATTTGATTGTACAAAACATACCAACAACGTCCCCTCTAATTCTCAATAA
- the LOC137715776 gene encoding V-type proton ATPase subunit a1-like codes for MEKFIDNLPAMDLMRSEKMTFVQLIIPVESAHRAISYLGELGLVQFRDLNADKSPFQRTFVNQVKRCAEMSRKLRFFRDQISKAGLLSSVHPVLQPDIDLEELEIQLAEHEHELIELNSNSDRIQHSYNELLEYKMVLQKAIGFLVSSNSHVVSEERELDENIYSNDHYGDEVSLLEQDIRPGPSDQSGLRFVSGIICKSKALRFERMLFRATRGNMLFNHAPADELMMDPLSTEMVEKTVFVVFFSGMQAKTKILKICEAFGANCYPVPEDITKQRQITREVSSRLAELETTLDAGIRHRNKALASIGFHLAKWMNMVRREKAVYDTLNMLNFDVTKKCLVGEGWCPIFAKPKIQEALQRATFDSNSQVGVIFHVMDAIDSPPTYFRTNRFTSAFQEIVDAYGVARYQEANPAVYTVITFPFLFAVMFGDWGHGICLLLGALVLIARESKLSAQKLGSFMEMLFGGRYVLLLMSLFSIYCGLIYNEFFSVPFHIFGGSAYKCRDTACSEVYTIGLIKYRDPYPFGVDPSWRGSRSELPFLNSLKMKMSILLGVVQMNLGILLSYFNARFFSSSLDIRYQFVPQMIFLNSLFGYLSLLVVIKWCTGSQADLYHVMIYMFLSPTDDLGENQLFWGQRPLQIILLLLALIAVPWMLFPKPFILKKLHTERFQGRAYGMLGTSEMDLEVEPDSARQRHEEFNFSEVFVHQMIHSIEFVLGAVSNTASYLRLWALSLAHSELSTVFYEKVLLLAWGYDSFIIRLIGLSVFAFATAFILLMMETLSAFLHALRLHWVEYQNKFYHGDGYKFKPFSFASIAEDED; via the exons ATGGAGAAGTTCATCGACAACTTACCCGCCATGGATCTGATGCGCTCCGAGAAGATGACCTTCGTCCAGCTCATCATCCCCGTCGAGTCCGCCCACCGCGCCATTTCTTACCTCGGCGAACTCGGCCTCGTCCAATTCCGAGAC TTAAATGCTGATAAAAGTCCTTTTCAACGAACATTTGTTAATCAG GTAAAGCGATGTGCGGAGATGTCAAGAAAGCTGCGGTTTTTCAGAGATCAAATTAGTAAAGCTGGTCTACTTTCATCTGTACATCCTGTTTTACAACCAGATATTGACTTAGAGGAATTAGAG atacAATTAGCTGAGCATGAGCATGAGCTTATTGAGTTGAACTCTAATAGTGATAGAATTCAACATTCATACAATGAACTCCTCGAGTACAAGATGGTATTGCAAAAG GCAATTGGCTTTCTTGTTTCAAGTAATAGCCATGTAGTTTCGGAGGAGAGAGAACTAGATGAGAATATTTACTCAAATGATCATTATGGTGATGAAGTTTCATTACTTGAGCAG GATATTAGACCTGGACCATCAGACCAGTCTGGTTTGAGATTTGTTAGTGGAATTATTTGTAAATCCAAAGCTCTCAGGTTTGAGAGGATGTTGTTTCGTGCTACAAGGGGCAACATGCTTTTCAACCATGCCCCAGCAGATGAACTGATGATGGATCCTTTATCTActgaaatg GTTGAGAAAACAGTGTTTGTAGTGTTCTTCTCTGGGATGCAGGCAAAAACAAAGATTTTGAAAATTTGTGAGGCCTTTGGTGCAAATTGCTATCCTGTTCCTGAAGATATAACTAAGCAGAGGCAAATAACTAGAGAA GTTTCATCACGTCTTGCTGAATTGGAAACAACCTTGGATGCAGGGATTCGTCACAGAAATAAGGCCCTTGCATCTATAGGGTTTCACCTAGCAAAATGGATGAACATG GTAAGAAGGGAGAAAGCTGTATATGATACATTGAACATGCTAAACTTTGATGTTACAAAAAAATGTCTTGTTGGAGAGGGCTGGTGTCCTATATTTGCAAAACCTAAG ATTCAGGAGGCACTGCAGCGTGCTACATTTGATAGCAATTCGCAAGTGGGAGTAATATTTCATGTGATGGATGCAATAGATTCACCTCCTACATATTTCAGAACCAACCGCTTCACAAGTGCATTTCAGGAAATTGTTGATGCATACGG TGTTGCAAGATATCAAGAAGCCAACCCTGCAGTTTACACTGTTATTACATTTCCGTTTCTTTTTGCTGTGATGTTTGGGGACTGGGGTCATGGAATATGCTTATTGCTTGGAGCATTAGTTCTTATAGCTCGTGAAAGTAAACTCAGTGCTCAG AAACTTGGGAGCTTTATGGAGATGTTATTTGGTGGGCGATATGTACTACTCTTGATGTCCCTATTTTCAATCTACTGTGGGTTGATTTACAATGAGTTCTTTTCTGTTCCTTTTCACATATTTGGCGGGTCTGCTTACAAATGTAGAGATACTGCTTGCAG TGAGGTGTACACTATTGGCTTAATCAAGTACCGAGATCCATACCCATTTGGTGTGGATCCCAGTTGGCGTGGAAGTCGTTCTGAACTGCCTTTTCTGAATTCTCTCAAAATGAAAATGTCAATTTTGTTGGGTGTTGTGCAAATGAACTTGGGAATACTACTAAGTTACTTCAATGCAAGGTTTTTCAGCAGCTCGCTTGATATAAG GTACCAGTTTGTCCCACAGATGATCTTTCTTAACAGTCTTTTTGGATATCTTTCACTTCTTGTTGTCATCAAGTGGTGCACGGGATCTCAGGCAGACCTCTATCATGTAATGATTTACATGTTTTTAAGTCCAACTGATGATCTTGGTGAAAATCAATTATTCTGGGGCCAAAGACCACTTCAG ATCATTTTGTTGCTTTTGGCTTTAATTGCAGTTCCATGGATGCTCTTTCCAAAACCTTTTATTTTGAAGAAGCTTCATACGGAG AGGTTTCAAGGTCGTGCGTATGGGATGCTTGGCACCTCAGAGATGGACCTTGAGGTGGAACCTGATTCTGCTAGGCAACGTCACGAAGAATTTAATTTCAGTGAGGTATTTGTACACCAGATGATACACTCCATAGAGTTTGTTCTGGGTGCTGTTTCAAATACGGCTTCATATCTACGACTATGGGCTTTGAG CTTGGCACACTCAGAATTGTCAACCGTTTTCTATGAGAAAGTTCTCCTTCTTGCTTGGGG TTATGACAGCTTCATTATCCGGTTAATTGGGTTATCAGTTTTCGCCTTTGCAACTGCATTCATACTACTCATGATGGAGACACTAAGTGCTTTTCTCCATGCCCTGCGTCTTCATTGGGTAGAATATCAAAACAAATTCTACCACGGAGATGGCTACAAGttcaaacctttttcctttGCCTCCATAGCCGAGGATGAAGATTAG
- the LOC137714294 gene encoding pentatricopeptide repeat-containing protein At1g62680, mitochondrial-like gives MTSKGIALNVITYTSLIHGVCKLGERKEAARLFDEMVSKGILPNLHTFNVLIDTFCTEGLVGKAKNMVEMMTLGDIEPNTVTHNSPMDGYCLRGEMDEAKEVFDLMLSKGSTIDARSYNVLINGYCKHKGVDEAQMLVLEMCDMGVVPDTVTYNTLMDGFCKMGRIQDAQKWWRGVSL, from the coding sequence ATGACGAGCAAAGGTATTGCTCTCAACGTCATTACCTATACTTCTTTGATTCATGGAGTATGCAAATTAGGGGAGCGGAAAGAAGCTGCGAGACTGTTCGATGAAATGGTGAGCAAAGGTATCCTTCCAAATCTGCACACCTTCAATGTCTTGATTGATACATTCTGCACGGAGGGCTTGGTCGGGAAAGCTAAAAACATGGTAGAAATGATGACTCTAGGAGATATTGAACCTAATACGGTTACTCACAATTCGCCCATGGATGGTTATTGCTTGCGAGGAGAAATGGATGAGGCAAAAGAAGTCTTTGATCTAATGCTTAGCAAGGGCTCCACGATTGATGCTCGTAGTTATAACGTACTGATAAATGGCTATTGCAAGCATAAAGGGGTAGATGAGGCCCAAATGCTTGTTCTGGAGATGTGTGATATGGGAGTTGTTCCGGACACAGTTACTTACAACACTCTTATGGATGGCTTTTGCAAGATGGGGAGAATACAAGATGCACAGAAATGGTGGAGAGGCGTTTCTCTGTAG
- the LOC137716494 gene encoding arogenate dehydratase 2-like, with translation MEASLVARSATTPLPRHVVSKPSHADHLPKTTLSFESRSGRRRIVLALASDRSDDNTSKIDGGGHRNPVGGASELRSALEDFPYDVVSKDLHTLPRPLSSTDLSNPVSDGSRLRVAYQGVRGAYSESAAEKAYPNCEAVPCEQFDAAFEAVERWLVDRAVLPIENSLGGSIHRNYDLLLRHRLHIVGEVKLAVRHCLLANHGVEIEDLKRVLSHPQALAQCENTLTKLGLVREAADDTAGAAKHVAFHKLKDTGAVASSAAAVIYGMQILAQDIQDDSDNVTRFLMLAREPIIPGTDKPFKTSIVFSLEEGPGVLFKALAVFALRQINLTKIESRPLRMQPLRASDDSNGGLSKYFDYLFYVDFEASMADQSAQNALRHLKEFATFLRVLGSYPMDTSMT, from the exons ATGGAGGCATCTTTGGTTGCACGATCCGCCACAACCCCACTCCCACGGCACGTGGTATCGAAACCCTCTCACGCCGATCACCTCCCCAAAACGACTTTAAGCTTCGAATCTCGCTCCGGACGCCGTCGTATTGTCCTGGCCCTGGCCTCTGATCGGTCAGACGACAACACCAGCAAAATCGACGGCGGCGGTCACAGAAATCCGGTTGGAGGTGCTAGCGAATTAAGGAGCGCCTTGGAGGACTTCCCCTATGACGTAGTGTCGAAAGACCTCCACACTCTGCCGA GACCTTTGTCTTCAACCGACCTCTCCAATCCGGTCTCTGATGGCTCCCGCCTTCGCGTTGCGTATCAG GGGGTTCGTGGAGCATACAGTGAATCAGCTGCGGAGAAAGCGTATCCAAATTGCGAAGCAGTGCCTTGTGAACAATTTGATGCTGCTTTTGAG GCTGTTGAACGCTGGCTTGTGGACAGAGCAGTCTTACCAATTGAGAATTCATTAGGTGGAAGCATCCACAGAAACTACGATCTTTTACTCAGGCACAGGTTGCATATAGTAGGGGAAGTGAAACTTGCCGTTCGGCATTGCTTACTGGCCAACCATGGTGTTGAAATTGAAGACCTGAAAAGGGTTCTTAGCCATCCACAG GCTCTTGCTCAGTGTGAGAACACGTTAACAAAGTTGGGATTGGTCAGAGAAGCAGCGGATGATACTGCTGGTGCAGCGAAG CATGTTGCTTTCCACAAATTGAAAGATACAGGAGCTGTTGCCAGCTCAGCTGCTGCAGTCATATACGGTATGCAAATACTTGCGCAGGATATTCAG GATGATTCTGACAATGTTACTCGGTTCCTAATGCTTGCAAGAGAACCAATTATTCCTGGCACAGATAAGCCATTCAAG ACAAGTATAGTCTTCTCACTAGAGGAAGGTCCTGGGGTCCTTTTCAAGGCACTTGCTGTTTTTGCTTTGCGTCAAATCAATCTTACGAAG ATTGAAAGCCGTCCTTTGCGTATGCAGCCCCTGCGAGCATCTGATGATAGTAATGGTGGATTATCAAA GTACTTTGACTATCTTTTTTATGTGGATTTTGAAGCATCAATGGCTGATCAGAGTGCACAAAATGCCCTTCGGCATCtgaag GAGTTTGCCACATTCTTGCGGGTGCTAGGGAGTTACCCAATGGATACAAGCATGACATGA